Proteins encoded together in one Candidatus Eremiobacterota bacterium window:
- a CDS encoding ATP-binding protein: MDWPQVARDLTELSGDTQVDSPGYPRIGQFGGNRAGPARSEGVQSVLVERSPGERRSSEGWTLKADSTGFVFRIADASLANNARTIFQRYLAAQVEPASDLYGAELIFGELLGNVARHAPGAIDVRLRWNGPTAILEVADNGPGYSVDDVHLPADFSESQRGLFLVSAFGSGLVVRREHGTTTTTVTLPVTRRRGNLAR, translated from the coding sequence TTGGATTGGCCTCAAGTTGCTCGAGACTTAACGGAACTCTCGGGCGATACTCAGGTTGACAGCCCGGGATACCCCCGGATCGGGCAGTTCGGCGGGAACCGGGCGGGACCGGCTCGCTCTGAAGGGGTACAGAGTGTCCTCGTGGAGCGTTCGCCCGGCGAAAGGCGGTCCTCGGAGGGCTGGACCCTGAAGGCCGACAGCACCGGCTTCGTCTTCCGCATCGCGGACGCGTCGCTGGCGAACAACGCGCGCACGATCTTCCAGCGGTACCTCGCCGCGCAGGTCGAGCCGGCCTCGGACCTCTACGGCGCCGAGCTGATCTTCGGCGAGCTGCTCGGCAACGTCGCGCGCCACGCGCCCGGCGCGATCGACGTGCGGCTGCGCTGGAACGGGCCCACGGCGATCCTCGAGGTCGCCGACAACGGTCCGGGCTACTCGGTCGACGACGTCCACCTACCGGCCGACTTCTCCGAGTCCCAGCGCGGGCTGTTTCTGGTCAGCGCGTTCGGCAGCGGCCTCGTCGTGCGCCGCGAGCACGGCACGACCACGACCACCGTGACGCTCCCGGTCACCCGCCGGCGCGGCAACCTCGCGCGCTGA
- a CDS encoding TetR/AcrR family transcriptional regulator — MLAYEVIKRVSGRAYRYRVESFRDPETRRVRGRWTYLGRVDPADAGLPERPAKPSSRERLLEAVSRLLATTEAESLSAGSIAREAGVAYGTFYRYFTDRAHAVREALLRRGPTLGDVVTRFGQPPGNGEAERERLASWLRQVAATARRERGVVRAWHVYSNADDAVVRARRLAVDAAVDQVAAYLEALRVAGVSAISSSRFAAYALVALAVALGRDAALDDDVSPRVDGLIALAWDLCGLG, encoded by the coding sequence GTGTTGGCGTACGAGGTGATCAAGCGCGTCAGCGGACGAGCCTACCGCTACCGGGTGGAAAGCTTCCGCGACCCGGAGACCCGCCGCGTCCGCGGGCGCTGGACGTACCTGGGCCGCGTCGACCCGGCCGACGCCGGCTTGCCGGAGCGCCCGGCGAAGCCGAGCTCGCGCGAGCGGCTGCTCGAAGCGGTCTCGCGGCTGCTGGCCACGACCGAGGCCGAGTCGCTCTCGGCGGGCTCGATCGCGCGCGAGGCCGGCGTCGCGTACGGCACGTTCTACCGCTATTTCACCGACCGCGCGCACGCTGTGCGCGAGGCGCTGCTGCGCCGCGGCCCGACCCTCGGCGACGTGGTGACCCGGTTCGGCCAGCCGCCCGGGAACGGGGAAGCCGAGCGCGAGCGGCTCGCGAGCTGGCTGCGGCAGGTCGCCGCCACCGCGCGCCGCGAGCGCGGCGTCGTGCGCGCCTGGCACGTCTACTCGAACGCCGACGACGCCGTCGTGCGCGCCCGCCGGCTCGCCGTCGACGCCGCGGTCGACCAAGTCGCCGCGTACCTGGAGGCGCTGCGCGTCGCGGGGGTGAGCGCGATCTCGTCGTCGCGTTTCGCGGCGTACGCGCTGGTCGCGCTCGCCGTCGCGCTCGGCCGCGACGCGGCGCTCGACGACGACGTCAGCCCGCGAGTCGACGGGCTCATTGCGCTCGCGTGGGATCTCTGCGGCCTGGGCTGA
- a CDS encoding S9 family peptidase: protein MLARSCLAAVLVASWIASLAAAAFADATRYRIPPPAIEAALNAPPVPSVVVGPRHRFLAIMTPLRYPPVADLARPMLRLAGLRIDPATNGIHHARAFTSLAFARIDPSPGSGQGTVRVALPADAHLTDLRFSPDETRFAATNATAHGTELWLGTLADGRASRVANLAVNGVFDEAVRWAPDGVHLFVRAVDRRGPAPAETIASGPAVQETSGKAGQIVTYEDMLANAHDEALFEYYATSRVELVDARTGAVTRTAARGIFTALSPSPDGRYVLTERVHRPFSYLFPYGRFPRVSEVLDLGGRHVATIADRPLEERVPANGVPTGPRDVAWKPSSPATLAWTEALDGGDPRAKTALRDRIVTLPAPFGGPPREVTRTPARTLSFLWLRADERALINTFDRDTGIRTELLADAHAASDAPKTVFTLRDRDVYNDPGSAEVEFARNGDLVVAHDGDVIWLRGAGYGRDGRRPFLDRLNLRSGEKTRLFVSELTPLEQPIVMLDPDAARIVTSRQSPAEPPNVYVRTRANGALRAVTAFTDPAPQLRAIGRRVVSYKRADGVDLSFTLYTPPGWKEGTRLPTFVWAYPLEYIDPDTASQNTNTTQTFVSVTGASPLFLALAGYAVLDNASMPIVGDPATVNDTYVEQLVADAKAAVDKAVEIGVADPNRIAVGGHSYGAFMTANLLAHTRLFKAGIARSGAYNRTLTPFGFQSERRSYWEATDLYTKMSPFTYANAIKDPLLLIHGMADDNTGTYPIQSERLYAAIQGNGGTARLVMLPYEAHGYVGRESVETTLAEMIDWLDRWLGPRRTLTVR from the coding sequence ATGCTCGCGCGCTCGTGTCTCGCAGCGGTACTCGTCGCGTCGTGGATCGCGTCGCTCGCAGCGGCGGCGTTCGCCGACGCGACGCGTTATCGCATCCCGCCGCCGGCGATCGAGGCGGCGCTGAACGCGCCGCCGGTGCCGAGCGTCGTCGTCGGACCGCGCCACCGTTTCCTCGCGATCATGACGCCGCTGCGCTATCCGCCGGTCGCCGACCTCGCGCGCCCGATGCTGCGGCTCGCGGGGCTGCGCATCGATCCTGCGACGAACGGGATCCACCACGCGCGCGCCTTCACCTCGCTCGCGTTCGCGCGGATCGATCCTTCGCCGGGCTCCGGACAAGGGACCGTTCGCGTCGCACTGCCGGCGGACGCGCACCTAACGGATTTGCGGTTCTCACCGGACGAGACACGATTTGCGGCGACGAACGCGACCGCGCACGGCACGGAGCTGTGGCTCGGTACGCTTGCCGACGGGCGCGCGTCGCGCGTCGCGAACCTCGCGGTGAACGGCGTCTTCGACGAAGCGGTGCGCTGGGCGCCGGACGGGGTGCATCTGTTCGTGCGCGCCGTCGACCGCCGCGGACCCGCACCCGCCGAGACGATCGCGTCCGGGCCGGCGGTGCAAGAGACGAGCGGCAAAGCGGGCCAGATCGTCACGTACGAGGACATGCTGGCGAACGCGCACGATGAAGCGCTCTTCGAGTACTACGCGACGTCGCGCGTCGAGCTGGTCGACGCGCGCACCGGCGCGGTGACGCGCACCGCGGCGCGCGGGATTTTCACCGCGCTTTCGCCGTCGCCCGACGGGCGCTATGTCCTCACCGAGCGCGTGCATCGGCCGTTTTCGTACCTGTTCCCGTACGGGCGCTTCCCGCGCGTGAGCGAGGTGCTCGATCTGGGCGGCCGGCACGTCGCGACGATCGCTGACCGTCCGCTCGAAGAGCGCGTCCCCGCCAACGGCGTCCCGACCGGCCCGCGCGACGTCGCCTGGAAACCATCGTCGCCCGCGACGCTCGCCTGGACCGAAGCGCTCGACGGCGGGGACCCGCGCGCGAAGACCGCGCTGCGCGACCGGATCGTCACGCTTCCCGCGCCGTTCGGCGGTCCACCGCGCGAAGTGACGCGCACCCCGGCGCGGACGCTCTCCTTCCTCTGGCTGAGGGCAGACGAGCGCGCGCTCATCAACACCTTCGACCGCGACACGGGCATTCGCACCGAGCTGCTCGCCGACGCGCACGCGGCGAGCGACGCACCGAAGACCGTCTTCACCTTGCGCGACAGAGACGTCTACAACGACCCCGGGAGCGCGGAGGTGGAGTTCGCGCGGAACGGCGACCTCGTCGTCGCGCACGACGGCGATGTGATCTGGCTGCGCGGCGCGGGCTACGGTCGGGACGGGCGCCGGCCGTTCCTCGACCGCCTCAACCTGCGCAGCGGCGAGAAGACGCGGCTCTTCGTCTCCGAGCTTACGCCGCTCGAGCAGCCGATCGTCATGCTCGATCCCGATGCTGCACGTATCGTCACGTCGCGCCAGTCGCCGGCCGAGCCGCCGAACGTCTACGTGCGAACGCGCGCGAACGGCGCGCTGCGCGCGGTGACCGCGTTCACCGATCCCGCGCCGCAGCTGCGCGCGATCGGGCGCCGCGTCGTGAGCTATAAGCGCGCCGACGGCGTCGACCTGTCGTTCACCCTCTACACGCCGCCGGGTTGGAAAGAGGGAACCCGGCTGCCGACGTTCGTGTGGGCGTATCCGCTCGAGTACATCGACCCGGACACCGCCTCGCAGAACACCAACACCACGCAGACGTTCGTCAGCGTGACCGGCGCTTCACCGCTGTTTCTCGCGCTCGCCGGCTACGCCGTGCTCGACAACGCCTCGATGCCGATTGTCGGCGATCCGGCGACGGTGAACGACACCTACGTCGAACAGCTCGTCGCCGACGCGAAGGCGGCGGTCGACAAAGCGGTCGAGATCGGCGTCGCCGACCCGAACCGGATCGCGGTCGGCGGGCACTCGTACGGCGCGTTCATGACCGCGAACCTGCTCGCGCACACGCGGCTCTTCAAAGCCGGCATCGCGCGCAGCGGCGCCTACAACCGGACCCTCACGCCGTTCGGGTTCCAGAGCGAACGGCGCAGCTACTGGGAGGCGACCGATCTCTACACGAAGATGTCACCGTTCACGTACGCCAACGCGATCAAGGATCCGCTGCTGCTCATCCACGGCATGGCCGACGACAACACCGGCACGTATCCGATCCAGTCGGAGCGGCTGTACGCCGCGATCCAAGGGAACGGCGGGACCGCGCGGCTCGTGATGCTGCCGTACGAAGCGCACGGCTACGTCGGCCGCGAGTCGGTCGAGACGACGCTGGCCGAGATGATCGACTGGCTCGACCGCTGGCTCGGCCCGCGCCGCACGCTCACCGTTCGCTAG
- a CDS encoding GNAT family N-acetyltransferase produces the protein MKPLRAGRVTLVPVEAHNARELWAVLNAPDLRKYQDIPRVRAEEFERQVRARPKALRPSATGRFEWLVKTGEPERAVGWISLRVNDRAPRVGEVGYSLLSEARGLGYATEALGAVIGEAFAAGELDEVQACIVPANVPSRKVLDRTGFREERMLRSGAMIRGRHVDVLLFSLTRASWIRARREEPAKAGHG, from the coding sequence ATGAAGCCGCTGCGCGCCGGGCGCGTCACGCTCGTGCCGGTCGAAGCGCACAACGCGCGCGAATTGTGGGCGGTGCTCAACGCGCCCGATCTGCGCAAGTACCAAGACATCCCGCGCGTGCGCGCCGAGGAGTTCGAGCGCCAGGTGCGCGCGCGGCCGAAAGCGTTGCGCCCGTCGGCGACGGGCCGCTTCGAGTGGCTGGTGAAAACCGGCGAGCCGGAGCGCGCCGTCGGCTGGATCTCCTTGCGCGTCAACGACCGCGCGCCGCGCGTCGGCGAAGTCGGGTACAGCTTGCTGAGCGAAGCGCGCGGCCTCGGCTACGCGACGGAGGCGCTCGGCGCGGTGATCGGCGAAGCGTTCGCCGCCGGCGAGCTCGACGAAGTGCAGGCCTGCATCGTCCCCGCGAACGTCCCCTCGCGCAAGGTGCTCGACCGCACCGGCTTTCGTGAAGAGCGCATGCTGCGCAGCGGCGCGATGATCCGCGGCCGCCACGTCGACGTGCTCCTGTTCTCGCTCACCCGCGCCAGCTGGATCCGCGCGCGCCGCGAAGAGCCCGCCAAAGCCGGCCATGGCTAA